A DNA window from Halomonas zincidurans B6 contains the following coding sequences:
- a CDS encoding zinc-dependent alcohol dehydrogenase family protein, with protein MTQAIRFHETGGPEVLRFEEHDPGEPGDQELRVRVEAIGLNRAEAMFRAGNYLEDPQLPAGLGYEGSAVVEAVGEGVTGFAEGDAVSVIPAFSMNRYSLYAERAIVPAHAVAPRPAGLDAVQAAAIWMPFLTAYGALIDIARLSRGEAVIIPAASSSVGLAAIQIANSVGAVPIAATRSAAKADELHQAGAAHVIATQEQDIAAEAMRITDGAGARVVFDPVAGSGTPARVDAMAPYGTYFVYGALSGEPTPFPMIAGMNKALTMRGYTLLEIIADPERFEAGKRFIYAGVEAGDFKPIVARTFHFADMPDAHRYLESNQQFGKIVVSVP; from the coding sequence ATGACCCAAGCCATACGCTTTCACGAAACCGGCGGCCCCGAGGTACTGCGTTTCGAGGAGCACGACCCCGGCGAACCCGGCGATCAGGAATTGCGCGTGCGCGTCGAGGCCATCGGCCTCAACCGCGCCGAGGCGATGTTCCGGGCCGGCAACTATCTGGAAGACCCGCAGCTGCCGGCGGGCCTCGGCTATGAAGGCTCGGCGGTGGTCGAGGCGGTGGGCGAGGGTGTCACGGGCTTCGCCGAGGGCGACGCGGTGAGCGTGATCCCCGCCTTCTCGATGAACCGCTACAGCCTCTACGCCGAGCGCGCGATCGTTCCCGCCCATGCGGTGGCACCGCGCCCGGCAGGGCTCGACGCAGTGCAGGCCGCAGCGATCTGGATGCCGTTTCTGACCGCCTACGGCGCGCTGATCGACATCGCCCGGCTGTCCCGCGGCGAGGCGGTGATCATCCCAGCGGCGTCGAGCAGCGTGGGCCTGGCAGCGATCCAGATCGCCAATAGCGTGGGCGCGGTGCCGATCGCCGCGACCCGCAGCGCGGCCAAGGCCGACGAGCTGCACCAGGCCGGCGCGGCCCACGTCATCGCCACCCAGGAGCAGGATATCGCCGCCGAGGCCATGCGCATCACCGATGGCGCCGGCGCCCGTGTGGTGTTCGACCCGGTCGCCGGTTCCGGCACGCCGGCACGGGTCGATGCCATGGCGCCTTATGGCACCTACTTCGTCTACGGCGCCCTGAGCGGCGAACCGACGCCGTTCCCGATGATCGCCGGCATGAACAAGGCGCTGACCATGCGCGGCTATACGCTGCTCGAGATCATCGCCGATCCGGAGCGTTTCGAGGCCGGCAAGCGCTTCATCTACGCCGGGGTCGAAGCGGGCGATTTCAAGCCGATCGTCGCCCGCACGTTCCACTTTGCGGATATGCCCGACGCCC